A genomic stretch from Halichoerus grypus chromosome 5, mHalGry1.hap1.1, whole genome shotgun sequence includes:
- the UBXN2B gene encoding UBX domain-containing protein 2B isoform X1, with protein sequence MAEGGGAEPGEQERSSGPRPPSARDLQLALAELYEDEVKCKSSKSDRPKATVFKSPRTPPQRFYSSEHEYSGLHIVRPSTGKIVNELFKEAREHGAVPLNEATRASGDNKSKSFTGGGYRLGNSFCKRSEYIYGENQLQDVQILLKLWSNGFSLDDGELRPYNDPPNAQFLESVKRGEIPLELQRLVHGGHVNLDMEDHQDQEYIKPRLRFKAFSGEGQKLGSLTPEIVSTPSSPEEENKSILNAVVLIDDSVPTTKIQIRLADGSRLIQRFNSTHRILDVRDFIIQSRPEFATLDFILVTSFPNKELTDESLTLQEADILNTVLLQQLK encoded by the exons ATGGCGGAAGGTGGCGGCGCCGAAccgggggagcaggagaggtCCTCTGGGCCGCGGCCCCCGAGCGCGCGGGATCTGCAG TTAGCCTTGGCAGAATTATATGAAGATGAAGTGAAATGCAAATCTTCCAAATCTGATAGACCTAAAGCTACAGTCTTTAAAAGCCCACGAACACCACCTCAAag GTTCTATTCAAGTGAACATGAATACAGTGGATTACATATAGTTCGACCTTCAACTGGGAAAATTGTGAATGAACTTTTCAAAGAGGCAAGAGAACATGGGGCTGTCCCTCTGAATGAAGCCACAAGAGCTTCCGGTGATAACAAATCTAAG TCATTTACAGGTGGAGGATACAGACTGGGTAATTCCTTTTGTAAGCGGTCTGAATACATCTATGGAGAAAATCAACTGCAAGAT GTTCAGATTTTGCTTAAACTATGGAGCAATGGTTTCAGTTTAGATGATGGAGAACTGAGACCTTATAATGACCCACCAAATGCTCAATTTCTGGAGTCTGTTAAAAGAGG agagattCCCCTGGAGCTTCAGCGGCTGGTTCATGGTGGCCACGTGAATTTGGATATGGAGGACCATCAGGATCAAGAATACATAAAACCTAGATTGAGGTTCAAGGCTTTTAGTGGAGAAGGACAAAAACTTGGAAG CCTTACCCCTGAAATAGTCAGTACACCTTCATCCCCAGAAGAGGAGAATAAGTCAATACTTAATGCAGTTGTTCTTATTGATGATTCCGTGCCAACGACAAAAATTCAAATCAGATTAGCAGATGGGAGTCGTTTGATACAAAGATTCAATAGTACACACAG GATCCTGGATGTCCGGGACTTTATTATACAGTCCCGTCCTGAATTTGCGACTCTTGACTTTATTCTTGTGActtcatttccaaataaagagCTAACAGATGAAAGCCTGACACTTCAAGAAGCAGATATTCTTAACACTGTGTTACTCCAGCAACTAAAATAA
- the UBXN2B gene encoding UBX domain-containing protein 2B isoform X2 encodes MAEGGGAEPGEQERSSGPRPPSARDLQLALAELYEDEVKCKSSKSDRPKATVFKSPRTPPQRFYSSEHEYSGLHIVRPSTGKIVNELFKEAREHGAVPLNEATRASGDNKSKSFTGGGYRLGNSFCKRSEYIYGENQLQDVQILLKLWSNGFSLDDGELRPYNDPPNAQFLESVKRGMALISCKPEIQQLVLEIF; translated from the exons ATGGCGGAAGGTGGCGGCGCCGAAccgggggagcaggagaggtCCTCTGGGCCGCGGCCCCCGAGCGCGCGGGATCTGCAG TTAGCCTTGGCAGAATTATATGAAGATGAAGTGAAATGCAAATCTTCCAAATCTGATAGACCTAAAGCTACAGTCTTTAAAAGCCCACGAACACCACCTCAAag GTTCTATTCAAGTGAACATGAATACAGTGGATTACATATAGTTCGACCTTCAACTGGGAAAATTGTGAATGAACTTTTCAAAGAGGCAAGAGAACATGGGGCTGTCCCTCTGAATGAAGCCACAAGAGCTTCCGGTGATAACAAATCTAAG TCATTTACAGGTGGAGGATACAGACTGGGTAATTCCTTTTGTAAGCGGTCTGAATACATCTATGGAGAAAATCAACTGCAAGAT GTTCAGATTTTGCTTAAACTATGGAGCAATGGTTTCAGTTTAGATGATGGAGAACTGAGACCTTATAATGACCCACCAAATGCTCAATTTCTGGAGTCTGTTAAAAGAGG CATGGCTCTCATTTCATGTAAGCCTGAAATTCAGCAACTTGTATTAGAAATCTTTTAA